The Triticum aestivum cultivar Chinese Spring chromosome 3A, IWGSC CS RefSeq v2.1, whole genome shotgun sequence genome includes a region encoding these proteins:
- the LOC123062782 gene encoding transcription initiation factor TFIID subunit 9: MGLGEGEYEPRVVHQFLDLAYRYVGDVLGDAQVYADHAAKPQLDADDVRLAIQAKVNFSFSQPPPREVLLELARSRNKIPLPKSIAPPGSIPLPPEQDTLLTENYQLLPALKPPTQTEEAEDDNEGADAIPGNPSPNYSQDQRGNEQRQPQSQSQRVSFQLNAVAATAAKRPLVTIDQLNMG; the protein is encoded by the exons ATGGGGCTCGGCGAGGGCGAGTACGAGCCGCGCGTCGTGCACCAGTTCCTGGACCTGGCCTACCGCTACGTCGGCGACGTGCTCGGCGACGCCCAGGTCTACGCCGACCACGCAGCCAAACCCCAGCTCGACGCCGACGACGTCCGCCTCGCCATCCAGGCCAAGGTCAACTTCTCCTTCTCCCAGCCGCCGCCACGCGAG GTTCTGCTTGAGTTGGCACGCAGCCGGAACAAGATCCCGCTACCCAAGTCTATTGCTCCACCTGGCTCGATTCCTCTGCCACCTGAGCAGGACACTTTGCTGACTGAAAACTACCAGCTTCTACCCGCACTGAAGCCACCAACTCAGACTGAAGAAGCAGAAGATGACAACGAGGGAGCTGACGCAATCCCTGGCAATCCCAGTCCAAACTATTCACAGGATCAGAGGGGCAACGAGCAACGTCAGCCTCAGAGCCAGAGCCAGAGGGTTTCTTTCCAACTGAACGCGGTGGCTGCCACGGCTGCAAAGCGCCCTCTAGTGACAATTGATCAGTTGAACATGGGCTAA